Genomic DNA from Corylus avellana chromosome ca4, CavTom2PMs-1.0:
AGAGTTCAAGAACTATTTACAAATAGTCAACGTACAAAGATTTTTCACAAATCTTTAGTTTCGAAAGGGCCAGCTTCAGGAGATCCAGGGCTTCAGTCGCAAGTACATATAAGATTCTCAATGCCTGACTAGCTAGATAAGTCAACCATGGGAatcggggggtaactgttggggataaaatccactatgggtcccactatctctcaacaaccctCAATTATCTCATAAGATCTTATATTATTTCAACTACCTAACATTATCTCTCCACTATTTCAAATGATCCATCAATCATCTGAAGGGAGAAGATCGAGGAAGCAGTTACACAAATAAAACTCTATAAAAGGGAGCTCAAAGCATCGGTACGGGGGATCGATAATTTATTTCTCAATACATTCCTAGCTACGGCTACATTTAGACCCATATAcgactgctaacttaagcattggagGGTCTACGGGGCTTTCCCCGGAAacccctttgacgctcttattattttgtaggagtGTGAAGGTTGATGATCAGAGACGCCTAGAAGAATGCGAAAATCACACCAATCAAAGACTGTTAGACCAAAAAAGTGCATCAATGTTGTGCCagatactacctaaattaatagataatatttagtattcgcaagtgcacaagatcaaatcaATAGTATAGtacagcaagtacgagatcgatccatggatattgtgattttatttagaattaattaaaatatcaaagttgttacaaaattgatattgatatgttgaaaagaaataaagataaataaaaggtagggctttgatatccaccactaatcatgctcaaataatataacaatatgccaatgctctaatcatattatgaatacctaatgtttgccaacttaagggcatgagtgtatacttcttaagctatagatttccctaagcaacgagttaagcatgtgtgtatactctaactttttttctttcttaaaggatttagcatgtgtgtatactaagttgttctttaagaaagcataaatctatggaaatcgataaacacaCGAAACCTAGAGGATcggtgtatactctcggttttccatgttgattaacctaagaacccggtgtggaattcttttgttattcttattaaactcaggactcgatcatccaaattgatttaattaacaaatttataccacatgtatatgttgatcaagcaaacacatatgaggaattcaataaaataggaattaatcaagttaagcatcacaatatgattatcacaaaggcgtcaatattgaaatattaaataaacataattagggcttcaatctagctctactgaagagtttagttacacataattaaaataaagggaaaagaaagaactgaaaaccgctcctagaagtagcctccaaatttctctctccaaaATTGTGTCTAAAGATGTCATTTCtaagaggcttagaggtctatttatagacttagGAATATTCTAGAAAATCTAGAAACTCAagtaaaatcgtagggtttagtcctagtgcaactaggactagaaaaaccctaatatggaaagcaatatAAGTCTGACCTcagcttctggaattctccagcgcacgagTGTGCTCAATtacagcccgtgtgcgctcgatcgcacggctGTGATCGATCGTGTAtcttctgcgctcgatcgcaggtgcgatcgagtcttctcttgtgcGTACGAGCGCAAGCCTTACTCTTCACAGCTAGACCTCTctagaagtgcgctcgatcgcactaccagaatgttttttcttgtttcaaatcttctagtttttttttcaattttgtcctttaagcccgatacttccaagaatgctttcttttcttccaaaaacctataaaacaaagaaaatacgaaaatgaaagaaaatagcataaactaacaaaactaagaaattaacaaatataagctaatggctaaaatataaatattttgtcacTTATCAATCAACAGTGATAAAGTTATTTGAAAGCAATATGGTTTCCTGCAGAGTCCTAAAAGACAGCCCAAGTTAGCAACCTCCCCCAAATATAACCTCCTCCTACATTTCAACACTCTTATTACACTACTACTATCTGCATTTGCTAGTTGAAGGAAACCTAAACTTGATTGTTTGTTCTGAATATACCTGAGGAGGAAGCAAAGTTCAGAGTTTGCGGTTAACTAAGATGACGTGATCATGAAAATCAGAaataaagaaatgttatttagtagattgtcaTACAATTAAGATGACgtggtagtgaaaatcaacccataatttttttttttacaagcccTTAGCTTGTTGTTCAAATGCTGATTTTTGCTACCATGTTAGTATAGCAACCACATAACagtttaaaatataaataaaacaaaaatagtaagattttaataattccTTTGTGTTGAGCATGAATGATCATAAAGCATTTTAAGTCCAACCTAGTTGGGCTTAAAGTCCATTATATTACTTGGTTAATGTTAATTCAATGATTCTAGCTAGACTTCTAGTCATTTAACTCTTGCAAACTAATAAAACCAAGCCATGGCCGGCATGATTCGTTGACGTCGGGTTGAACTTTAGGAAACAATATTTGAGAGATACATAGGAGCTAGAGTTGTTCTTGACATTAGACGTATACGTGCTTATATGTGTGCACAATCTGGACAGACTGGACATTAAATTAACTTGGATTATGTATTGTGGGGGCTTGAAAAGCATTTGAAGTTTTGGCAGGTGTTAattggagtatatatatataaaccgtGCAATTAATGCACAATGCATATATATTGGCCGGCTAGCTAGAAGAAACAAATGGTCAAAAGCACGCCGTTATTTACTTTAGCAACATTGGACAAGAAAGAGAATCAAGGGTTGTCTCCAAAGTGCAAAAGGACTTGAAAGTCCGGATCATTTGTTATTGCACTAATATTGCTTTAACGGTAGTTTCATTTAGAACACATGTACCTGTGTGCATGCATGTGAATGTGAATATATTCGTGAGCAATCTTCACTTTTACAATGTTCCATTGTTGGCCAGCAACCGTGCTGCTGCATTTCAACAGTTGGTTAAGCTTAACAAAGCTCTTGCTGATGCTGAAATAACAATTTCACTGAAATCTCAGTGGGAAAAGGTACATGTAAATGTATATTTATGATCAGTTGTACTTGATGTCCTAATTTCTTCATGAAACAGTAATATTTTGATGCATCTCTAGGGATATTTCAGGAAAGGATGCATATTAGAGGCCATGGAACAATACGATGATGTATGTCTTAAagttacttttttctttattacaATGACGCTTCTAGGCAAGAGCACATGATTTTGGTATTTTGCTGCTGATGTTTCCTATTCACATATTGCAGGCATTAGCTGCCTTCCAAACAACTTTGCAATACAATCCACAAAGTTCTGAAGTATCAAGAAAGATCAAGAGGGTTTCCCAGTTGGCGAGAGACAAAAAGAGAGCTCAAGAAGTGGAGAACAAGAGATTGAAGGTTGATGTGGGAAAGAACTTGGATACATTGAAATCAGAAATGGTGAGTGTAGTTTGCAAATATATATTCCACATCTTCATGTATTTTCACTTGTTTTCTGTCATTCCGCAATTAGTCATGTGATACAGTACATGACTTGCTCTCTTTCTctacaataaaatttttattactaACATAAAAATGGTgatatattctaattttttttgtttgctttgatcTTCATGTTCTGCTTTACCATCTTTCCTTCAATTCCCTCTTTTAAAGCAGTTATATTTATTCTCTAAGCTGTATGATGCAGGTAAGAATTTACTACTCACGTGGGGTTTTATTATCAGCTACTTATGTGGAGATTGTCAGAGGACCACCTAGGTAGGATTTGTGTTCGGTATTCCCAAATAAGGAGGATTAAATTGGTCTTTCTCTTTGCAGTCTGAAAAGTACGGATCTGAAGAATGCTGGAaagacattttttcttttcttgttgagACAATGGAGACAGCTGTAAAATCATGGCATGAAAGTTCGAAAGTGGATCCAAGAGTCCACTTCCTTCTTGATAGGGAAAAGACCCAGACTGATAAATACGCCCCAAATGTGAATATTGATAAGGTAGTAGACGTATGTGAATGCTTGTTTTGCATGTATAATTTTGCTTGTTGAGTATGATTTTCTCCtcatttatttggtttttgtgaTCCCCTTAAATGTTCGTGGGGTCTAATGCGTACACTCAACAAAATTGAAACCAAAAAGACTATTTCACATGATGCATTTCAGTTTACACTATATATAATATGGCCGACAGTTCTAAGTAAAATGACTGTTGAAAGATCAGGCAGGTAGTTATGAACTTGCCGGAAAGCCCAAATTACAAAGTTGCTGTCGTGGGCTAGCTCTTTTTTATTTACCATTATCTGAATTTAATAAAGACTAATACCTTACTCAGTTGCCTAGgggaaacaaaggaaaacaaaaaaaagagaaggcaTATTCAAGCTAGAAGTTGAAAGTGCAGTTGACAACCGGTATCAAAACACTTCTTTACATGTCTGGAAAGGTCAAGGATCAAGAAAGTGGAAACATGGGCAACATGATGGTTTCTTTGTTCAATTTGAGTCACCATCGCTGCGAAAGCTATGGTTTATTCCTAGCTCCAATGAAATGGGACAAACATTGTgcaggtttctctctctctgtttctcgaGCATTCAATGTAATCCATTAAAAGTGTTGTTGATAATTGGATATAGGTTAAAGCAACGTACTTTAGTTTGCTAAATTCAGTTTAAGCGATTGGAAAATATTTCAATGGTAGTTCCCTTGAATGTGTCATGGCCAACACTTGTTCTAGACAAGCACTATTtcttcagtatttttttttttttttttaagtaatcgacatatatcattaaaattatACTACCAGTTATCAATTTGAGGAACGTGTATTACTGTTTGgtgttaatgatttgattgaacAGTCCGGACCTGCTGGTCCTTCACATGGAATGCTCTTATCTCTACCTTGGTGAAATTTGATAGTTTTTTAACCCACTTGTGGAGCTCTTTTCACTGATCCCTATCATCCCCTCAACTTCAATGGACTAATGACTCCTTTTGCTTTTAGGAACGGAAAATTAAGAAAGTGAAAAAGAGTTTTTATAATGGTGGTCGTGCTCCCAAAAGATTGCTACTTTCTGATTTCAAGTTTAATGATTCTTCATAGTGATGGAGATTGGCTTCTTTTTGAGTCTCAGGATATCAGCTGCTGCTTACAAGGAAACAGGGCACTGTGCTTGTCctgttcttcttttgttttcataatCATTCAATGATATTTCATATAGAACTTTGTGGTCAAATTATTCAATGTCTAATTAAGTAACATTGACACACTCCTTTTTGGACATTTTTCTCTTGTTGAAACATATGAATGCTTAATTTCAGTTCCTTTTTCAATTTGCAGGGATCCAGAGGTTCTCGACATCAGTGCCCATGAAGTGCTTCCACGCCTGTTCAAGGAAACGCTTTCCAATTCTTAGTAGTCTTTGTTATCTTGGCTGGAGTTTCCATTATAGAAATTTGGGTCATCTGCCAAAGTTGGAGGGCTATGAGTTTAAAAGAAATACACAACTTTGAGGTGGTAAATGCTTGCCAGCGCTCGCTTTTCTTTGTCATACCATGTGTGTATTCCAGTTTTAAACCCTCTCTGAAAATTCTGCAAGATTTTTTGAGTGCTTTGGTTTTGCAGATACTTTTTGTTATATGAATGCTTTTCCTATACTTTGGTGACAAGGAGGGCTTTGGCTCTTGAACTAAGTGGGTCATTTCTGATGCTGATACCATATTACTAACAGTGCTTGCAAGCTTTTGGTCttcattctttcattttttttttttataatcaaatcTTCATTCTTTCATTTATTCCTTCACAACTCGATATTATAAACCAGGTGTTTGAGCTTTAGTTGATAAAATTGAATTTGGAATCACTAAGAGTATGTTCGGGATTACATTAAGGAGTTGAAAAAGTGCTTATAGTACATAAAAAATTGCACTGGACAAAAATGATCCATTCCCTCAATAGGCATGAGGGTTGTTCGGCCATCTTCAGATATGCTCAAAAGAGGTGGCCGAATCACCCATAAAGTTACAGtagtggtttgaccacccccaTTTAATTAGGACATTAATAGAttgttaatttttctaatttttttggttatacTAGAGagtgattaatcattttttaaaattcaaaaaaccatTTGTTGAAACTCCAAACCACAGAACCTAAAATGCATTTATCccttatcaaaatcaaaatgccTGAGAGAACACTTACAAGGATGGTTTTGAGGTTGTGTTAAATGATACAAGGCCTATGAGTTTCAAAGGCAAACCATGATAAATAGTCAACATATACGGACAAAAGCAAATActtcaaagaaaaacagaaacaaaagcAAACCATCTCGACAATTTGCAAGGTTGCGGGGACATAAATTTGCTACAAATTGATTTGTAACTAATTTATACAAACacacctaataaaataatatgtgtcccttaacatgtgagaaatacatgtttttttttaaaacatgtgcttctcacatgttttgttaataattttaggACACATGTCACGTTATTAAATGTGTTTGTATAAATTAACTATGAACTAATTTGTAGTAAATTTCTGTTCCTTTGCGTGTATGCTATATGAATATCTCATGCTTCATGGTTGTGCTACTTGAACTCCGGTGGGTGAAGGTTGCCTTTGTAGTCTTGGTTTGTTCTCTAAGTTTTCCTATTGGGTGATGGTTGCCTTTGTAGTCGTGGTTTGTTCTCTAAGTTTTCCTATTGGGGAAGCTTCACAAAATTTCTCCTGAACTTTCACGTGTTTTAAAATGACCTATTTAATGTTCAAGAACTCTCAATTTTGGgtattgaattttcaattttttacaataTCCTCCATCCGTTATAATAttccattaaatcttgtcaaaattttcaaaataccctaaTCTtatttataaccaaaaaaaaaaaatggcacaaATTCAGGTgtaggtatttttgcaaattcaattaaatcttgaccaacgcctgaatctttgcaattttttaacaatgaaaaaacattgatattttgaaaattttgacaagaatatttaatgaaaaatcctaatggaagagaaacattgcaaaaaattaaaaattctgtatcctaaattaagagttttcgAACATTAAGTAGAAGTTGTGTGAAGTTTCGCTTTCCTATTTCCATTTTGCTAAACCTGTAGGCACTTGTAAAATAGTTTTGTAGATTTATATTCATATAGGCCCTTTATAGTTTATATATCTCtatccaataaaaaagaaaaatgtgcatGCCTGTTAACAGGTCAACCATGGAGAGAAGATTTAAGTAGCAAGTTAATTCCAGGAACACTTCCTTTTCAAattggcttttatttttttatttttttcagttcttttctttctattaaaaGCCGAAATTCTAATGCATTACTGTTGTTTGATGCCTCTGCTCGTGAGCCCCACACGTGTGAAAAAGTAGCTAGTAAAACTTCATTATAGATGGATGGAGACATTACATAGAGAAGGCTCCATCCCCTCCCCCATCACCATCAAACCACTATATAATTGCTAATTGCCACAGCAATTCTATGAGGATTACAATATTCATATTTCAGTTTCATGTACATTAATAATAcatcaaaatttataattaagcACCCCAAAAATATACTTACCCTCTCTTAATTAATCCCACTCTGCCTAGCTCAACCAAATTAGGTAAATTTTGCTTCTTCATTGGCGGATAatctactaattaattaactatcAACATTTTGATTAATTGCTCGGTTGATATGATTATAGCAGCTTAGACAATATTGTTATCCTGTGGCTGTAATTCAATAGCAGCCGGATTCTGCTTATGTGTGTGTAGCATGAAGTTGCATGCTGTCACAGCCTCTCCCACCGTCAGATAAATCCATTCTTGACCAATCTTTTCGATGAATTTGGAGTTGTCTAGCTTCTTTATCACCTCACTTCTTGGGTTGGCCAGCacgagctatatatatatatatacatgtacaTCAATTAATGATCAACTATATAAATTAAggtaatttttatgaaataaataaaataaactttatGGGAGGATCGAATTGAAATTAAAGTGTCGACTATATACCTTGAGACCCTTTCGATCGGCATTCTTCTTAACCTCTTCAAGCATGCTGATCCCACTGGTATCAATGCTTCCAACAGCTGTGACATGATCAATTAATGAGATCGATATATTTTAGTTTGcctttaattattaattagtttaagtGTGATTGATTAATGCTTACCACTCATATCTATTATAACATAATGTAAGCTGGCTTCTCCTGTAGATTTTAATTTGTCTTCCTCCTCGTAGATCCATCTTGAGACTCTGAGATTAACACGTTGATCAATTAATCAAggttagtatttttttttcatgccaACACTTAAACATTTAAACTGTGcgtttatattatatatatggatgtAATTAATTTACGTACCTTTCCCTCAAGTAATTTGCATTGGCAAAGTAGATGGGGGCGTCAATTTGGAGAATGAGAACCCCAGGAACATTGTTAGCAATTGGGTATTGATCAATGCTTCGGTAAACCATGGAGTTGGGAATATTGCCTAAGAGAAATGTCCGTGGCCTTGCCACAAATAGTAGAACCCTTAGCAAAGATAATGTAACCTGCATTTgcacataaaaattaaaccctataaacaacccaaaaaaaaataataataattaattaatttaatcaattatttACCGCGATGATTAAGCCAATCTCAACACTGCCGAAGACGACACCAACGTAAGCAGCCATGCAAACCATGCAATCAAACTTGTCGACCTTccagaggtggatggcagcttCATAGTCAATAAGGCCGAGCATGGCAGCGATGATTATGGCGGAGAGCACCACAAGGGGTGTGTAGTGGAACAACGGTGTGAGGAATAACAATGTGATCATCACCGCCGTTGCCATCACTATGTTCGACACTGCTGACTTGCACCCCGCATTGAAATTCACCGCAGTTCGCGAAAATGGTCCTGCAGTCATCACatgtattaattattaattaacgAGTCAAATCTATCAACCCTAAActgttaattttatgttggatTCGCAGATCGTGTAAGAAATTGTTAACCTTAAGTTAATGTCAAGTGTTGAGTTTAAGTCATGTCAATgcatgaatataagactatacaTAACAACTTTAACCCAAATCATTTAATTCAACCGGTTAAATTTCTTAATCCTAACCTACTAATTTCGTATCGAGTTTATAGAAACTAGCCCAATGCGAACGAACCCAAGGTTAGATTTGGATTAGATAACGTTGTTATCAtgtacaacaatgatgaataatatagaattgaaaaaagagaaattacgAGAGAGTCGAGACagagatttacgtggttcagcaatgtgcctacgtccacagacAATGTGACTGTATTTTACTATTTATGATTTAGGGCTACACATtataacacatatatatagaaaaatcctaaaccctaatgGTATGGacgtattttagaaattttcaaaatccccGTACCGTACCGCGGAGCGTTGCCCCCGCACTCCCACAACCTAATCATTGCCCCCGCAAACTTATAATATGAGCAATTAATTCCAACAGATAAGATAGGGTTTGACCTGTCCCATGCCCTAGTATAGCCCTAGGAATTATTATGGAGTTGGAAAGACGTATACCTGCTGTCAAGTAGCATGAAGTGCAAGAGCCAGCAATATTCATCATCCCAAAAGCGATCATCTCTTTGTTGCCATCAATGtgatagtttttaaaaatggcGAAACTTCTCCCCACTGCTACTCCTTCCTGTTTCACACCCACCAAGGCGTTTTAGAAGACCGTCCAATACTCTTATCTCTCTTTAATTAGTTGGAAATGCACTAACACTTTCACTTTATTGTCAAAAAGTAAAGATCAATTGCCTTATTAATCCCACATGATGGATATATATACCAATAGTCACACGGCAAGATTAAGTTTTTGGTCatgttaatattaattaattaattaattaattaacaattaaagTCAATTAAAGTATGATTATTTTACAGAAAGTGGATGTGCATGCAAGGAATTAATGAGGTAGGCAGGAGGACTTACAGCGAGGCCTATGACACCAGTTATGATCCCCGTTTTAATGGCTGCCATCAGAAACGGTGACCCAAAAGCCAACTCAGATACGGAAAGTGGATTTAAGCCTTTCTTCAGGTGCCCAATCTGGAGGAACAAACAAGAAGAAGTACTGATTATTATTTATGCTACACCCTGTGATCAATAATTCTTCTCAACATGTACACCtttaataatatgtatatatgatattatatgCCAAGGAGATTTGTATGTCGTAGTCCGATCGATCGAGCTACTTTACATATGGTACGTACAAGTTACAACCACATTAACatatagaaaattatatttgGTCATAGTGGGGGTTTTACTTGCTGGATGGCACACGCTAGCTAGCTAGTGGGTGGGGTGTACCATGGCTGATCATCAAAGTAgtgagaaagaagagagagacgGAGAAAGCTCACCACTTGAACGCCATGTTTTTCAGCGTGGGTCAGAAAAACGAGGAGGCTTCCCAAAATAACAGAAGTCAGTGGCGCCATCGCATTTATCCAAAAGAAGGCCGTCTTTTTCTTGCTCTGGTAGTCATCACCGCGATAATCACACAAAATTAGTAActaaacaaacaagaaagaagaagcaaacatgaattaatttgatctcaggagaaagagagacagagagataacgttataattaaaagaaattaaaatatgtagtgtgtaatatttttcttttggattatTAAGTTGAATACAAATATGTCGCAAGTAGTACTTAATATGTAGATTAATATTGTACTATTCGTGGACTCCCAAAGTGATTTTTTCCCTAACAAATTAGTATAAGAGTGCTAATTAAATGAGTGTCTCGGTGTGGATGACTCTTGGAGTAAACTTGCTTTTGGTGGATTGCAACTCTTGTACGTGTTGCACTCTTAGATTTGTAAAGATGTCACACATAAGGGGGAGATTTGTAAATGCACTTATAAGTGTTGAGTCCctcattgagaaaaaaataagtgaatAGTTGATAAACATAAGTAGAACAAAAATTactagcttaaacttttgagttgAATTGAAGTGGTCTCCAAACATGTATATAAGTGACCTATTAGTGCACTCCCTGAACCTTTCTCTCCCAGTCTCCCTAtagactcatatatatatatatatatatatatgagtctaTTGAATCGGATTTCGGAGGTTTCTTACAATTTATGCTTCCTAAAAGCAAGATACAATTAAGTGCCTTTACTTAGAAGTGAAATAATTCCTAAACTTCAGTGCGGTAATTAAGTTTGATTGGCTCATTGTTACATACATTTAAAGAGAGCAATGGGACCTTTAATGGTATTCTCTAATTCAAGTATTTCTCCTAGCAACCCAAGATGTGCCTGCTTGAGCTGCAACACACTTTTCAAATGCCCCTTTACTCTCACTATGAAGGACACTTGGAGACTAATGGTTGCCTTGTCTTTGTTAACAACGTACGTCATTGGTCTTTtaccatttttccttttttcccacGATTAGTTTTACCATTTGAATTTATCTTGTAATTATCTAGCTAGTTTTGATGTGGCAAATCTAACTAAATATTCTTAAATCAACTTTTGTTAAATAAAAGCAATTTAAAAGTTAATTGAGACTACTATGTCACTCTATAATAGCCTTTGTATCAAAGAAAAACCCTTTTCACCAGTAATGTGATTATTGTTGTTGGTGCGGTTGTGGTGTTATAGAtgttgtaatattatttttgacaGCAACTGGCGGTGGGTAAATGACGTGAAAGTTTTGCTACTAATatgtttaattatttcaaaCATTTTTGACCGTTCCAAAATCAGATGGAGGactaaattcaaaaaagaatgTAAA
This window encodes:
- the LOC132177714 gene encoding sulfate transporter 3.1-like; protein product: MGNMEYECPHRVAIPPSKPLAKSLETSLKETFFPDDPFRQFKNQPLSRKFVLALQYFVPILEWAPRYTFDFFKSDVIAGITIASLAVPQGISYANLANLPPIIGLYSSFVPPLVYAMLGSSKDLAVGTVAVASLLISSMLGKEVNPNQNPTLYLQLALTSTFFAGVFQASLGLLRLGFVVDFLSHATIVGFMGGAATVVCLQQLKGILGLVHFTHETDLVSVMRSIFTQMHQWRWESGVLGCCFLFFLLITRYFSKKKTAFFWINAMAPLTSVILGSLLVFLTHAEKHGVQVIGHLKKGLNPLSVSELAFGSPFLMAAIKTGIITGVIGLAEGVAVGRSFAIFKNYHIDGNKEMIAFGMMNIAGSCTSCYLTAGPFSRTAVNFNAGCKSAVSNIVMATAVMITLLFLTPLFHYTPLVVLSAIIIAAMLGLIDYEAAIHLWKVDKFDCMVCMAAYVGVVFGSVEIGLIIAVTLSLLRVLLFVARPRTFLLGNIPNSMVYRSIDQYPIANNVPGVLILQIDAPIYFANANYLRERVSRWIYEEEDKLKSTGEASLHYVIIDMSAVGSIDTSGISMLEEVKKNADRKGLKLVLANPRSEVIKKLDNSKFIEKIGQEWIYLTVGEAVTACNFMLHTHKQNPAAIELQPQDNNIV
- the LOC132179560 gene encoding uncharacterized protein LOC132179560, with the protein product MHVNVNIFVSNLHFYNVPLLASNRAAAFQQLVKLNKALADAEITISLKSQWEKGYFRKGCILEAMEQYDDALAAFQTTLQYNPQSSEVSRKIKRVSQLARDKKRAQEVENKRLKVDVGKNLDTLKSEMSEKYGSEECWKDIFSFLVETMETAVKSWHESSKVDPRVHFLLDREKTQTDKYAPNVNIDKLPRGNKGKQKKEKAYSS